A single Prochlorococcus marinus XMU1410 DNA region contains:
- a CDS encoding NUDIX hydrolase produces the protein MNDNFYFKKAIIKEKISELKTKKFSFEINRVQLPNGHEGEYGQIIFPNAALAVPITSDNKVILLRQYRFAVSRYLLEFPAGTLEIGETPINSIKREIQEETGFKAEKWDELGSLVNAPGYSDEVIHLFLARNLIKLKSDVQGDLDEDIEVLILDPGELDNLISGGDEILDAKTVTAWFRAKQFLDQL, from the coding sequence ATGAATGATAATTTTTATTTTAAAAAAGCAATTATTAAAGAAAAAATATCTGAGTTGAAAACAAAGAAATTTAGTTTTGAAATAAACAGAGTGCAATTGCCAAATGGACATGAAGGAGAATATGGCCAAATAATATTTCCTAATGCTGCATTAGCAGTTCCTATTACCTCTGATAATAAAGTTATACTTCTTCGTCAATACAGATTTGCAGTATCAAGATATTTACTTGAGTTTCCTGCAGGTACACTAGAAATCGGCGAAACTCCAATAAACTCAATAAAAAGGGAAATTCAGGAAGAGACAGGATTTAAAGCAGAAAAATGGGATGAATTAGGATCTCTAGTCAATGCTCCTGGATATTCGGATGAAGTGATTCATTTATTTCTTGCAAGAAATCTAATTAAACTAAAGTCTGATGTTCAAGGAGATTTAGATGAAGATATAGAAGTTTTAATTTTAGATCCCGGCGAACTAGATAATCTTATTTCTGGTGGGGATGAAATTCTTGACGCAAAAACCGTGACGGCTTGGTTTAGAGCTAAACAATTTTTAGATCAATTATGA
- a CDS encoding DegT/DnrJ/EryC1/StrS family aminotransferase translates to MQIPPFTLDRQFQEIGSEIESEVFKVLKGGQYIGGQEIAKFEESFSNLIGVKNTIGCNSGTDALVLALRALDIGVGDEVITSSFSFFATAEAISAVGANPILVDIDPETYLINTELIEQEINSNTKAIMPVHLFGNAVNMTFIKSLANKYDLKVIEDCAQATCTMWQNSKVGSIGDIGCFSFFPTKNLGAAGDGGAVTTSDQKIANKIRELAVHGSPLRYHHTQIGYNSRLDTIQAAILNIKIKYISKWISNRQKIANNYLNLLEKNPFISFPKISSDSISHSWNQFVIKLRNDKYFLNEDYSNLFDTDCKKYYSLRNLVKQQLFENGINSIIYYPIPIHAQIAYKNKNFSRTKLINTDRICTEVLSLPMFPEISYEEQVYVAENLNKVLKNCIGEIQISA, encoded by the coding sequence ATGCAAATACCTCCATTTACTTTAGATAGGCAGTTCCAAGAAATTGGTTCTGAAATTGAGAGTGAGGTTTTTAAAGTTTTAAAAGGGGGCCAGTATATTGGAGGACAAGAAATTGCTAAATTTGAGGAAAGTTTTTCTAATCTGATTGGTGTTAAAAATACTATTGGATGTAATAGTGGAACTGATGCTTTAGTTTTGGCTTTGCGCGCATTAGATATTGGTGTGGGTGACGAGGTTATTACCTCATCTTTTAGCTTTTTTGCCACTGCAGAGGCTATTAGTGCAGTTGGCGCTAATCCTATTTTGGTAGATATAGATCCTGAAACTTATCTCATTAATACTGAACTAATAGAACAAGAAATAAATTCTAATACCAAGGCAATTATGCCAGTTCATCTATTTGGGAACGCAGTGAATATGACCTTTATAAAATCATTGGCCAACAAATATGACTTAAAAGTAATCGAAGATTGTGCTCAGGCAACATGCACAATGTGGCAAAATTCCAAAGTTGGTAGTATCGGTGACATAGGTTGTTTTAGCTTTTTCCCTACTAAAAATTTAGGAGCTGCTGGAGATGGTGGAGCAGTAACAACTTCAGATCAGAAGATTGCAAATAAGATTAGAGAATTAGCTGTTCATGGTAGCCCATTAAGATATCACCATACTCAAATTGGATATAACAGCAGACTTGATACCATTCAAGCCGCCATATTAAATATCAAAATTAAATATATTTCTAAGTGGATTAGTAATCGTCAAAAAATCGCTAATAATTATCTAAATTTATTAGAAAAAAATCCATTTATTAGTTTTCCAAAAATTAGCTCTGATTCAATTTCCCATTCTTGGAATCAATTTGTCATCAAATTAAGAAACGATAAATATTTTTTAAATGAAGATTATTCAAATTTATTTGATACTGATTGCAAAAAATACTATTCATTAAGGAATTTGGTAAAACAACAACTTTTTGAAAACGGTATTAATTCAATTATTTATTATCCAATTCCAATACACGCACAAATAGCTTACAAAAATAAAAATTTTTCTAGAACAAAACTCATAAATACAGATAGAATTTGTACAGAAGTTCTTAGTCTTCCAATGTTTCCGGAAATTTCTTATGAAGAGCAAGTTTATGTAGCAGAAAATTTAAATAAGGTTTTAAAGAATTGTATAGGGGAAATTCAAATTTCAGCATAA
- a CDS encoding phosphoglucomutase/phosphomannomutase family protein, whose protein sequence is MTADKLDKIKFGTDGWRGIIGFDFNLSNLSRVVVAACQELHYQYYKEVNSKKIIIGYDRRFMACEFAKEIVPFVRGAGFEPILSDSFVTTPSCSFYAKEVGCLGALVITASHNPYNWLGLKIKSFNGCSVDESFTSEVEKRLMLGNSIEKIDGVNQLVDIKKFHLDRIKSLFDIDFISNRLKKMKLRIFVDSMHGSAANCMAEIFASNDLEVISEIRNDADAFFGGKPPEPLMNYADDLNQVLMKNSTNELKTLGIIFDGDGDRIAAIDEKGRYSSTQDLLPYFISYLGEIKKNSYPVLKTVSGSDIIKNISESQNREVFELPVGFKYIAEKMIKEKIFIGGEESGGVGFGDFMPERDALYAAMVLLNGIAEKSQYLYETLDEIQENFGPSFYKRIDIKFPNQSEKNNVKEFIIDNIPENINNHKLKSISKIDGIKLRIDKNFWLLFRFSGTEPLLRLYCEAPKESYLDELLEWGQVFINLAGK, encoded by the coding sequence TTGACAGCTGATAAATTAGATAAGATAAAATTTGGAACCGATGGGTGGAGAGGAATTATTGGATTTGATTTTAATTTATCCAATCTTTCAAGAGTTGTAGTCGCTGCATGTCAAGAGTTGCATTATCAATACTATAAAGAAGTTAATTCAAAGAAAATTATTATTGGATATGATCGTAGATTTATGGCTTGTGAATTTGCAAAGGAAATAGTGCCTTTTGTAAGAGGCGCTGGTTTCGAACCGATCTTATCTGATAGCTTTGTTACAACACCCTCTTGTAGTTTCTATGCCAAAGAAGTTGGTTGTCTTGGGGCGTTAGTAATTACAGCGAGTCATAATCCATATAATTGGCTGGGTCTGAAAATAAAGAGCTTTAATGGATGTTCTGTTGACGAATCTTTTACAAGTGAAGTTGAAAAAAGATTAATGCTTGGAAATTCAATTGAAAAAATAGATGGTGTTAATCAATTGGTAGATATTAAGAAATTTCATTTAGATAGAATTAAATCCCTTTTTGATATTGACTTTATTTCCAACAGATTGAAAAAAATGAAATTGAGAATTTTTGTAGACTCTATGCATGGTTCAGCTGCAAATTGTATGGCTGAGATTTTTGCTTCTAACGATCTAGAAGTTATTTCAGAAATCAGAAATGATGCTGATGCTTTTTTTGGAGGAAAACCGCCTGAACCTCTTATGAATTATGCAGATGATCTAAATCAAGTACTAATGAAAAATTCAACAAATGAATTGAAAACTCTAGGAATTATATTTGATGGTGATGGTGATAGAATTGCGGCAATTGATGAAAAAGGAAGATACTCTAGTACTCAAGATTTATTACCATACTTTATTAGCTATTTGGGCGAAATTAAAAAAAATTCTTATCCAGTTTTAAAGACTGTTAGTGGTTCAGATATTATTAAAAATATATCAGAGAGTCAAAATAGAGAAGTTTTTGAACTTCCAGTTGGCTTTAAATATATTGCTGAAAAAATGATTAAAGAGAAAATATTTATTGGAGGAGAGGAATCTGGGGGAGTTGGTTTTGGTGATTTTATGCCTGAAAGAGATGCTCTATATGCAGCGATGGTTTTATTAAATGGAATTGCTGAAAAATCTCAATATTTATATGAAACTTTAGATGAAATTCAAGAGAATTTTGGGCCAAGTTTTTATAAAAGAATTGATATTAAATTTCCAAATCAGTCAGAAAAAAATAACGTCAAAGAATTTATCATAGATAATATTCCTGAGAATATTAATAATCACAAGTTAAAAAGTATCTCAAAGATCGATGGAATAAAGTTGAGAATTGATAAAAATTTTTGGCTTCTTTTTAGGTTTTCAGGAACGGAACCTCTTTTAAGGTTATATTGTGAAGCACCAAAAGAATCTTATTTAGATGAGTTATTAGAGTGGGGTCAAGTATTTATAAATTTGGCAGGAAAATAA
- the fabI gene encoding enoyl-ACP reductase FabI — translation MLLNLTGKKILVTGIANNRSIAWGIAQQLSKAGAELGITYLPDDKGRFESKVRELTEPLNPSLFLPLDVQNPAQIEEIFKNIKDNWGQIDGLVHCLAFAGRDELIGDYSATTSEGFDRALNISAYSLAPLCKAAKPLFSEGAGVVSLTYLGSERAIPNYNVMGVAKAALEASVRYLSAELGPEKQVRVNAISAGPIRTLASSAIGGILDMIHNVEEKAPLRRTVTQTEVGNTAAFLLSDLSSGISGQTIYVDAGYCINGM, via the coding sequence ATGCTTCTAAATCTAACTGGCAAAAAAATTCTTGTTACAGGAATTGCCAACAATCGTTCAATAGCATGGGGTATCGCTCAACAACTTTCAAAAGCTGGCGCAGAACTTGGAATCACATATTTGCCTGATGATAAGGGAAGATTCGAATCTAAAGTTAGAGAACTAACTGAACCTTTAAACCCATCGTTATTTTTACCTCTTGATGTTCAGAATCCAGCTCAAATTGAAGAAATCTTTAAAAATATAAAAGATAATTGGGGGCAAATTGACGGATTAGTTCACTGCCTAGCATTTGCAGGACGGGATGAATTGATTGGAGATTATAGTGCTACCACTTCAGAGGGTTTTGATAGGGCTCTTAATATAAGTGCTTATTCGTTAGCACCTTTATGTAAAGCAGCAAAACCACTTTTTAGTGAGGGTGCTGGAGTTGTCTCATTAACTTATTTAGGTTCAGAAAGGGCGATTCCTAACTATAACGTGATGGGAGTTGCTAAAGCAGCTTTAGAAGCTTCAGTAAGATATCTTTCTGCAGAACTTGGTCCCGAAAAACAAGTCAGAGTTAACGCAATAAGTGCTGGGCCTATAAGAACACTTGCGAGTTCTGCTATAGGTGGCATTTTAGATATGATTCACAATGTTGAAGAAAAGGCTCCTTTACGCAGAACAGTCACTCAAACAGAAGTAGGTAATACAGCTGCTTTTTTATTAAGTGATCTCTCTAGCGGCATTTCAGGCCAAACAATTTATGTTGATGCGGGTTACTGCATTAATGGAATGTAA
- a CDS encoding thioredoxin family protein: MVRTNSMVLELGFQLPNFQMLNANSSKNEYFNSHNLDNRHLLLMFICAHCPFVKYIENQIFTLSKEIENTVQTVAISSNDIVTHPSDSPKNLSLQAQSQGWSFPYLYDENQNFAKELKAACTPDFYLFSNEGNGDFLLFYHGQLDDSRPGNDIPLSGKDLRSAVKDLNQDNSYPSNQIPSLGCNIKWTPGKEPSWFK, translated from the coding sequence ATGGTTAGAACAAATTCTATGGTTTTGGAATTAGGTTTTCAATTACCTAATTTCCAAATGTTAAATGCTAATTCTTCAAAAAATGAATATTTTAATTCTCATAATCTAGATAATCGGCATTTACTTTTAATGTTTATTTGTGCCCATTGCCCATTTGTTAAATATATTGAGAATCAAATTTTCACCTTAAGTAAAGAAATTGAAAATACAGTTCAAACAGTTGCAATTTCTAGTAATGATATTGTCACTCATCCTTCAGATTCTCCTAAAAATTTGAGCTTACAAGCACAATCACAGGGATGGAGTTTCCCTTATCTATATGATGAAAATCAAAATTTTGCTAAGGAATTAAAAGCGGCTTGCACCCCAGATTTTTATCTTTTTTCAAATGAAGGAAATGGTGATTTTTTATTGTTTTATCATGGCCAATTAGACGATAGTAGACCAGGTAATGACATCCCTCTATCTGGAAAAGATTTGCGCTCTGCTGTAAAAGATTTGAATCAAGATAATTCTTATCCTTCAAATCAGATTCCTTCTTTAGGTTGCAATATAAAATGGACTCCTGGCAAAGAACCGAGTTGGTTTAAGTGA
- the rdgB gene encoding RdgB/HAM1 family non-canonical purine NTP pyrophosphatase, with the protein MKNLYLASKNKGKIEEYKKLLAGVNCKLLLQPESLEVDEDGLTFRDNAIKKASEVSKKTNNFSIADDSGICIESLHGKPGIYSSRYAENDQKRIERVLKELDGVQNRSAFFIANICVCSPNGEVIIESEAKCHGNIILNPRGKGGFGYDPIFEESYTRLTFAEMSNDIKDSCSHRGKALKKIIPNLIEIFS; encoded by the coding sequence ATGAAAAATTTATATTTAGCGAGTAAGAATAAAGGTAAAATCGAAGAATATAAGAAATTGCTTGCTGGTGTTAATTGTAAATTATTACTCCAGCCAGAATCATTAGAGGTTGATGAGGATGGACTCACATTTAGAGATAATGCAATTAAAAAAGCTAGTGAAGTTTCGAAAAAAACAAATAATTTCTCAATAGCAGATGATTCAGGAATTTGTATCGAATCACTACATGGTAAGCCTGGCATTTACTCATCTAGATATGCAGAAAATGATCAGAAGAGAATTGAACGAGTTTTAAAAGAACTTGATGGAGTTCAAAATAGAAGTGCTTTCTTTATTGCCAATATTTGTGTTTGTTCCCCAAATGGTGAAGTGATTATTGAATCTGAGGCCAAATGTCATGGCAATATTATTTTAAACCCAAGAGGGAAAGGTGGTTTTGGGTATGACCCAATTTTTGAGGAGAGTTATACCAGATTAACTTTCGCAGAAATGAGTAATGATATTAAAGACTCTTGTAGTCATAGAGGTAAAGCATTAAAAAAAATTATTCCAAATTTAATTGAAATTTTTTCTTAA
- a CDS encoding cryptochrome/photolyase family protein, whose product MNAPRILFWHRKDLRIFDNQALIKAYSLSNAITSTYIFDKNYSHDFNASSRAWFLGNSLQELGNNWKQMGSRLIMEEGDPVLIIPQLAKKIDAKFVFWNRSTEPYEINRDLQIKKNLKEQNIQVIETWDHLLIEPLKIFSGNNNPYSVYGAFYKNLKSKMNLLGSYDQDKVVLQFKDIDNKFKENKTINSSDSVLDKFIKNIKFPGSNICPCRPGENAAETLLENFINEKKIYSYNSARDFPSHNGTSFLSASLRFGTISIRKVWNATLNLNSDFASQENYLSIETWQKELVWREFYQHCLFHFPELEKGPYRKKWDHFPWQNNNEWFQHWSNGETGVPIVDAAMRQLNSTGWMHNRCRMIVASFLVKDLICNWQMGEKKFMKTLVDGDLAANNGGWQWSASSGMDPKPLRIFNPYTQAKKFDPICEYIKYWIPELSKVSNSELLNGEISNLEKNNYSSPIVNHNIQQRLFKSLYAEI is encoded by the coding sequence ATGAATGCACCTAGAATACTTTTTTGGCATAGAAAGGATTTAAGAATATTTGATAATCAAGCTTTAATCAAAGCATATTCATTATCAAATGCTATTACTTCAACTTATATATTTGATAAAAATTACTCACACGATTTCAATGCAAGTTCAAGAGCTTGGTTTCTAGGTAATTCCCTCCAAGAATTAGGAAATAATTGGAAACAAATGGGTAGTAGATTAATTATGGAAGAAGGAGATCCGGTATTAATAATTCCTCAATTAGCAAAGAAAATAGATGCTAAATTTGTTTTTTGGAATAGATCAACTGAACCTTATGAGATTAATCGCGATTTACAAATAAAAAAAAATTTAAAAGAACAAAATATTCAAGTTATTGAAACTTGGGATCACTTGTTAATAGAACCTTTAAAAATATTTTCAGGGAATAACAATCCTTATTCAGTTTATGGAGCTTTTTATAAAAACCTTAAATCAAAAATGAATTTATTAGGTTCATATGACCAAGATAAAGTTGTTTTACAATTTAAAGATATAGATAATAAATTTAAGGAAAATAAGACAATAAATTCATCTGATTCTGTTCTAGATAAATTTATCAAAAATATCAAATTTCCTGGTTCGAATATTTGTCCATGTAGACCTGGAGAGAATGCTGCAGAAACATTATTAGAAAACTTCATTAACGAAAAAAAAATATATTCTTATAATTCTGCAAGAGATTTTCCTTCCCATAATGGGACATCATTTCTAAGTGCATCTCTCAGATTCGGCACCATCAGCATTAGAAAAGTTTGGAACGCCACATTAAATTTAAATTCAGATTTTGCAAGTCAAGAAAATTACCTATCAATTGAAACTTGGCAAAAAGAACTTGTTTGGCGTGAATTTTATCAACATTGCTTATTCCATTTCCCAGAGCTAGAGAAAGGTCCATATAGAAAAAAATGGGATCACTTTCCATGGCAAAACAATAATGAATGGTTTCAACATTGGAGCAATGGAGAGACCGGAGTACCTATAGTTGATGCTGCAATGCGTCAACTAAATAGTACTGGCTGGATGCATAACAGATGTAGGATGATAGTCGCTTCATTTCTAGTAAAAGATCTTATATGCAATTGGCAAATGGGCGAGAAAAAATTTATGAAGACATTGGTTGATGGAGACTTAGCTGCAAATAATGGGGGATGGCAGTGGAGCGCCAGTAGCGGTATGGATCCAAAACCACTTAGAATTTTTAATCCATATACCCAAGCAAAAAAATTTGATCCTATTTGCGAATATATAAAATATTGGATTCCTGAATTATCTAAAGTGTCAAATTCAGAATTATTAAATGGTGAGATATCTAATTTAGAAAAAAATAATTATTCAAGTCCTATTGTCAATCACAACATACAACAAAGATTATTTAAATCACTTTATGCTGAAATTTGA
- the hisB gene encoding imidazoleglycerol-phosphate dehydratase HisB, which translates to MSSLRQSEIKRKTNETDISVFINLDGNGISEIDTGIPFLDHMLHQISSHGLFDLKIKAIGDTHIDDHHTNEDVGIALGKAFSKALGERKGISRFGHFFAPLDEALVQVTLDCSGRPHISYDLQLKAPRIGNYDTELVREFFIAFVNNSGITLHINQIRGSNSHHIVEACFKAFSRAMRMATEIDPRRSDSIPSSKGMLEKQ; encoded by the coding sequence ATGTCATCTCTAAGGCAATCTGAAATAAAAAGAAAAACCAATGAAACAGATATTTCTGTATTTATAAACTTAGATGGAAATGGAATTTCTGAGATTGATACTGGGATTCCATTCTTAGATCATATGCTTCATCAAATATCCAGTCATGGTTTGTTCGATTTAAAAATAAAAGCAATTGGAGATACCCATATTGATGATCACCATACAAATGAAGATGTAGGAATCGCATTAGGCAAAGCATTTTCAAAAGCCTTGGGAGAAAGAAAAGGAATAAGCAGATTTGGACATTTCTTTGCCCCATTAGATGAAGCATTAGTTCAAGTCACTTTAGACTGCTCTGGTAGACCGCATATATCTTATGATCTTCAATTAAAAGCGCCTAGAATAGGAAATTATGATACTGAACTAGTAAGAGAGTTTTTTATTGCCTTTGTAAATAACAGCGGTATTACTCTGCATATAAATCAAATACGAGGCAGTAATTCACATCACATAGTTGAGGCGTGCTTTAAAGCTTTTTCAAGAGCAATGAGAATGGCTACCGAAATAGATCCAAGAAGATCTGATTCAATTCCAAGCAGTAAAGGAATGTTAGAAAAACAATAA
- the folK gene encoding 2-amino-4-hydroxy-6-hydroxymethyldihydropteridine diphosphokinase — protein MELSNLNIKNGLCISLGANIDSKFGSPLESLLICKPKIEEIINEWGDSFKKRKEEKSKFHANFFWSSIYETLPHGVENEQPNYLNTLLLIKSNSFPKSSNKNAKLLLKELKKLERFFGREETPKGKKWLSRCLDLDILWWEDLIIVDEELTLPHPRFVNRNFVITPLSEVLTKEQKIKKIQDKRWSTD, from the coding sequence GTGGAATTATCAAATCTTAATATCAAAAATGGACTATGTATATCCCTCGGAGCAAATATTGATAGTAAATTCGGAAGCCCTCTTGAGTCACTATTAATTTGCAAACCAAAAATAGAAGAAATAATAAATGAGTGGGGAGATAGTTTCAAGAAAAGAAAAGAAGAGAAAAGCAAATTTCATGCAAACTTTTTTTGGTCTTCAATTTATGAGACATTACCCCATGGTGTTGAAAATGAGCAGCCAAATTATTTAAATACTCTATTACTTATAAAAAGTAATTCTTTTCCTAAATCATCAAATAAAAACGCGAAATTACTTTTAAAAGAACTAAAAAAGTTAGAGAGATTTTTCGGGAGAGAAGAGACGCCAAAGGGAAAGAAATGGCTATCAAGATGTCTCGATTTAGATATTCTTTGGTGGGAAGATTTAATTATTGTGGATGAAGAATTAACTTTGCCACATCCTAGATTTGTAAATAGAAATTTTGTTATCACACCCTTATCAGAAGTATTAACCAAAGAACAAAAAATTAAAAAAATTCAAGATAAAAGATGGTCTACAGATTGA
- a CDS encoding carotenoid oxygenase family protein — translation MTNLQDKKIDKFKGFNKEDWSSAYQNVEKELTKELLKISKGNNIKNLNGTLLRNGPGILERGGQWVHHPFDGDGMITSIKFENGQPFLTNRFVKTKGFLEEEKVNKFIYRGVFGTQKNGGILNNALDLKFKNIANTHVIKLGDEILALWEAAGPHAIDPNSLDTIGLTTLKGVLNPNEAFSAHPKTDLNSNASSELLVTFGVQTGPKSTIRLMEFNNTGTNSGELIFDRKDTFNGFAFLHDFAITTNWAIFLQNAIDFNPLPFVMGQKGAAQCLKSNPNKKAKFFIIPRESGLFRGQPPLTIDAPEGFVFHHVNAFEKDSKIVLDSIFYDDFPSVGPDENFRDIDFDKYPEGKLKRSIIDLKKKTSELETLSEQCCEFAVVNPKNLGLKATFSWMASTSQKLGNAPLQAIKKINLTTKEEIYWSAGPSGFVSEPIMVPSENSSKEDEGFLFILLWNGERRGSDLVILDAKDLKELAVYELPISIPHGLHGSWVN, via the coding sequence GTGACTAATTTACAAGATAAAAAAATTGATAAATTTAAAGGTTTTAACAAAGAAGATTGGTCAAGTGCTTATCAAAATGTAGAAAAAGAGCTAACAAAGGAACTTCTAAAAATTAGCAAAGGTAATAATATTAAAAATTTGAATGGAACATTATTAAGAAATGGACCAGGAATATTAGAGAGAGGTGGACAATGGGTTCATCATCCATTTGATGGTGATGGAATGATAACATCCATAAAATTCGAAAATGGTCAGCCATTCTTAACAAATAGATTTGTTAAAACTAAAGGCTTCTTGGAAGAAGAAAAAGTAAATAAATTTATTTATAGAGGTGTTTTTGGGACACAAAAAAATGGAGGGATTTTAAATAATGCATTAGATCTAAAATTCAAGAATATCGCTAATACTCATGTCATTAAATTAGGAGATGAAATTCTCGCATTATGGGAAGCAGCCGGTCCACATGCAATCGATCCTAATAGTCTTGACACTATTGGTTTAACAACATTAAAAGGAGTACTCAACCCTAACGAAGCATTCAGTGCCCATCCCAAAACAGACCTTAACTCAAATGCATCTTCAGAACTTTTAGTTACTTTTGGAGTGCAAACCGGGCCAAAAAGTACCATTAGATTAATGGAATTTAATAATACTGGTACAAATTCTGGAGAGCTAATTTTCGATAGAAAAGATACCTTTAATGGCTTTGCATTCCTTCATGATTTCGCAATTACAACTAATTGGGCAATATTTTTACAGAATGCTATTGATTTCAATCCTCTTCCATTTGTAATGGGTCAAAAAGGAGCAGCACAATGTCTAAAATCAAACCCAAATAAAAAGGCAAAGTTTTTTATCATCCCCAGAGAGAGTGGATTATTTAGAGGTCAGCCACCGTTAACAATAGATGCTCCAGAAGGATTCGTTTTTCATCATGTAAATGCATTTGAAAAAGATTCCAAAATTGTATTGGATAGTATTTTTTATGATGATTTCCCATCAGTTGGTCCAGACGAGAATTTTAGGGATATTGACTTTGATAAATATCCAGAAGGAAAGCTGAAAAGATCAATTATTGATCTTAAGAAAAAAACAAGTGAACTTGAAACTTTAAGTGAACAATGTTGTGAATTTGCTGTTGTTAATCCTAAAAACTTAGGATTAAAAGCAACTTTTAGTTGGATGGCAAGCACATCTCAAAAGCTGGGGAACGCTCCACTTCAAGCAATAAAAAAAATAAATTTAACTACTAAGGAAGAGATTTATTGGTCAGCAGGTCCAAGTGGATTCGTAAGTGAACCAATTATGGTTCCATCAGAAAACTCTTCAAAAGAAGATGAGGGATTTTTATTTATACTTCTATGGAATGGAGAAAGAAGAGGAAGCGATTTAGTGATATTAGACGCAAAAGACTTAAAAGAATTAGCTGTTTATGAATTACCCATTTCAATTCCTCATGGCCTTCATGGATCTTGGGTAAATTGA